A part of Paenibacillus sp. IHBB 10380 genomic DNA contains:
- a CDS encoding ankyrin repeat domain-containing protein, with protein sequence MSLNTESNELNIQFLIAVSEGSNEEVIHLLNEGINVNTIFQENSDILCTSDTYRSALHLAIVKNQMELVPLLLSHGADTKLLPRELILEIITKKNYSLLTLLLRFGLPQQNNAKNQEYDLLMDACKSKNIEMVQLLLNVNLDLSIYEEDQTFLLSRYYILRSSEILTLLLDTGHYDVDQLTVNGRTLLHESLRQRYPKAALILLEKGSFSDPLDDEGYTPLYYAVKNSYYDVVKELLQREANPDRFVDGNTMLSLAASKSDFQMVELLLNYGCDPNLTNSEGKTPLQMVPRYADFMTFLFLQNYSDTLKRHENNESIPSGFISLISKS encoded by the coding sequence ATGTCATTAAATACCGAATCAAACGAACTTAACATTCAATTTTTAATTGCAGTCTCTGAAGGATCAAACGAAGAAGTAATTCACTTGCTAAATGAAGGTATCAACGTCAACACTATTTTTCAGGAAAACAGTGATATTTTATGCACTTCAGATACATACAGATCAGCACTTCATCTTGCAATTGTAAAGAATCAAATGGAACTTGTCCCATTGTTACTTTCACATGGAGCTGATACTAAACTTCTTCCCAGAGAGCTTATACTCGAAATTATAACAAAAAAAAACTATTCCCTTCTTACACTTCTTCTTCGATTTGGACTTCCGCAGCAAAATAACGCTAAGAATCAAGAATATGATTTGTTAATGGATGCATGCAAATCTAAAAATATAGAGATGGTTCAACTTTTACTCAATGTTAACTTAGATCTTTCAATATATGAAGAAGATCAGACCTTTTTATTATCTCGCTATTACATTTTACGATCTTCAGAAATCCTAACACTTTTACTCGATACCGGTCATTATGATGTGGATCAACTTACGGTTAACGGACGCACATTACTTCATGAATCTTTAAGGCAGAGATATCCAAAAGCTGCATTGATTTTATTGGAAAAAGGCTCTTTTTCTGATCCGCTAGACGATGAAGGCTACACGCCTCTTTATTATGCAGTTAAAAATAGTTATTATGATGTTGTAAAAGAATTGTTGCAACGTGAAGCAAACCCAGATCGTTTTGTTGATGGTAACACAATGCTTTCTCTAGCTGCGTCTAAATCTGATTTTCAAATGGTTGAATTACTTCTTAATTACGGGTGTGATCCAAACCTTACTAATTCTGAAGGAAAAACTCCCCTTCAAATGGTACCTCGTTATGCAGATTTTATGACGTTCTTATTTTTACAAAATTATAGCGACACGTTAAAAAGGCATGAGAATAACGAAAGTATTCCTTCTGGTTTTATATCCTTAATTTCAAAGTCATAA